One genomic segment of Oreochromis aureus strain Israel breed Guangdong linkage group 9, ZZ_aureus, whole genome shotgun sequence includes these proteins:
- the LOC120441926 gene encoding gastrula zinc finger protein XlCGF26.1-like isoform X2 has translation MDDISQKHPALASKDEPAAIPVEKTFPAMKQPRRRKRANSEDRSLSCDQCGKTFTQIGSLQSHQLIHTGVKPFSCDQCGKTFTQIGHLKSHQLIHTGVKPFSCDQCGKSFTQIGSLKSHQLIHTGVKPFSCDQCGKSFTQIGSLKSHQLIHTGVKPFSCDQCGKTFTQIGNLKSHQRIHTGVKPFSCDQCGKTFTQICNMKSHQLIHTGVKPFSCHQCGKTFTHRSSLKEHQVVHSEVKPFSCHQCGKTFTHRSSLKQHQVVHTEFKAFNCDQCGKSFTQIGSLKSHQLIHTGVKPFSCDQCGKTFTHMCNLKSHQLIHTGVKPFSCDQCGKSFTHVGSLKSHQLIHSGVKPFSCDQCGKSFTQNGNLKSHQLIHTGVKPFSCDQCGKSFTQIGTLKSHQLIHTGVKPFETSAHG, from the coding sequence ATGGATGATATCAGCCAAAAACATCCAGCACTAGCAAGTAAAGATGAGCCAGCGGCGATCCCTGTGGAAAAGACTTTTCCTGCTATGAAGCAGCCCAGAAGACGCAAGCGCGCCAACAGTGAGGACAGAAGCTtgagctgtgatcagtgtgggaagACCTTTACTCAGATTGGTAGCTTACAATCACATCAGCTGATCCACACCGGTGtgaaaccattcagctgtgatcagtgtggaaagaccTTTACTCAGATTGGTCACTTGAAATCACATCAGCTGATCCACACCGGTGtgaaaccattcagctgtgatcagtgtggaaagtcttttactcaGATTGGTAGCTTGAAATCACATCAGCTGATCCACACCGGTGtgaaaccattcagctgtgatcagtgtggaaagtcttttactcaGATTGGTAGCTTGAAATCACATCAGCTGATCCACACTGGTGTGAAACCATTCAGCTGCgatcagtgtggaaagaccTTTACTCAGATTGGTAACTTGAAATCACATCAGCGGATCCACACCGGTGTGAAACCATTCAGCTGCgatcagtgtggaaagaccTTTACTCAGATTTGTAACATGAAATCACATCAGCTGATCCACACCGGTGTGAAACCATTCAGCTGTCATCAGTGTGGAAAGACCTTTACTCATAGATCCAGCTTAAAAGAACATCAGGTTGTCCACAGCGAAGTTAAACCATTCAGCTGTCATCAGTGTGGAAAGACCTTTACTCATAGATCCAGCTTAAAACAACATCAGGTCGTCCACACTGAATTTAAAGCTTTcaactgtgatcagtgtggaaagtcttttactcaGATAGGTAGCTTAAAATCACATCAGCTGATCCACACCGGTGtgaaaccattcagctgtgatcagtgtggaaagaccTTTACTCATATGTGTAACTTGAAATCACATCAGCTGATCCACACCGGTGtgaaaccattcagctgtgatcagtgtggaaagtcttttactcaTGTTGGTAGCTTGAAATCACATCAGCTGATCCACAGCGGTGtgaaaccattcagctgtgatcagtgtggaaagtcttttactcaGAATGGTAACTTGAAATCACATCAGCTGATCCACACCGGTGtgaaaccattcagctgtgatcagtgtggaaagtcttttactcaGATTGGTACCTTGAAATCACATCAGCTGATCCACACCGGTGTGAAACCATTCGAAACCTCAGCACATGGATGA
- the LOC116312888 gene encoding gastrula zinc finger protein XlCGF26.1-like, with protein MDDINQKHPAPASKDEPAAIPVEKTFPAMKQPRRRKRANREDRSLSCDQCGKTFTQICNLKSHQLIHAGVKPFSCDQCGKTFTQKYHLKVHQLIHSGVKPFSCGECGKSFIQSYRLKAHQLVHSEVKPFSCDQCGKTFTQRCSLKTHQLIHTGVKPFSCDQCGKSFTRICKLKSHQLIHTGVKPFSCDQCGKTFTQRWNLKTHQLVHSEVKPFSCDQCGKTFALRWSLKLHQVVHTKFKAFNCDQCGKSFTRKGHLKRHHMIHVGGKSFVCDQCGKSFQDRDHLEKHQGVHSEVKPFTCDQCGNSFSGIDRLKMHQLIHSGEKSFSCDQCGKSFAYVSHLKRHQLIHSGAKQFVCGDCGKAFTQKTGLNSHQLIHSRVKLFVCGDCGKAFIEIERLKSHQLTHSGVKTFVCGQCGKSFFHNKRLLRHQKTHKVSSCEKSGRPMGHYPDRVHLNTVGETGDLNKSSSGCCVKLKKLEIRLHRIQL; from the coding sequence ATGGATGATATCAACCAAAAACATCCAGCACCAGCAAGTAAAGATGAGCCAGCGGCGATCCCTGTGGAAAAGACTTTTCCCGCTATGAAGCAGCCCAGAAGACGCAAGCGCGCCAACAGGGAGGACAGAAGCTtgagctgtgatcagtgtgggaagACCTTTACTCAGATTTGTAACTTGAAATCACATCAGCTGATCCACGCCGGTGtgaaaccattcagctgtgatcagtgtgggaagACCTTTACTCAGAAATATCATTTAAAGGTACATCAGCTGATCCACAGCGGTGtgaaaccattcagctgtggtGAGTGCGGAAAGTCTTTTATTCAGAGTTACCGCTTAAAAGCACATCAGCTCGTCCACAGTGAAGttaaaccattcagctgtgatcagtgtggaaagaccTTTACTCAGAGATGCAGCTTGAAAACACATCAGCTGATCCACACCGGTGTGAAACCATTCAGCTGcgatcagtgtggaaagtcttttactcgGATTTGTAAATTGAAATCACAtcagctgatccacacaggtgtgaaaccattcagctgtgatcaatGTGGAAAGACCTTTACTCAGAGATGGaacttaaaaacacatcagctcGTCCACAGTGAAGTTAAACCTTTTAGCTGTGATCAATGTGGAAAGACCTTTGCTCTGAGATGGAGCTTAAAATTACATCAGGTCGTCCACACGAAATTTAAAGCTTTcaactgtgatcagtgtggaaagtcttttacacGGAAAGGTCACTTAAAGAGACATCATATGATCCATGTTGGAGGTAAATCATttgtctgtgatcagtgtggaaagtcttttcagGATAGAGATCACTTAGAGAAACATCAGGGCGTCCACAGTGAAGTTAAACCTTTtacctgtgatcagtgtggaaattCTTTTAGTGGGATTGATAGGTTAAAAATgcatcagctcatccacagtggagagaaATCTTTCAGCTGcgatcagtgtggaaagtcttttgctTACGTTAGTCACTTAAAAAgacatcagctcatccacagtggTGCTAAACAATTTGTATGTGGTGACTGTGGAAAGGCCTTTACTCAAAAGACTGGCTTAAACtcacatcagctcatccactcTAGAGTTAAATTATTTGTATGTGGTGACTGTGGAAAGGCTTTTATTGAGATTGAAAGGTTAAAATCACATCAGCTCACCCACTCTGGAGTTAAAACATTTGTGTGTGgtcagtgtggaaagtctttctTCCATAACAAACGTCTATTGAGGCATCAAAAGACCCACAAAGTGTCCTCCTGTGAGAAAAGTGGCAGACCAATGGGACATTACCCTGACAGGGTTCATTTGAACACAGTGGGAGAAACAGGGGATCTGAACAAAAGTTCTTCTGGATGCTGCGTCAAACTTAAaaagcttgagatcaggctTCACAGAATTCAGCTTTAA